cgtctcaacatagctgccggtttgccagtaagtttttgaaagaaatctacgctgctgcacaataaattgaggagccatcttttctgtaccacaaccagttcgacctctgcaagcatttcaaatgacatggacctcacaccacaataactaaaactaccgccaaagagagaatgggattaggccgcaaatccttaattccatgtaatgattgcttcgtaacgtcataaataatagatagatatcggctatttagtggaaatatgaacagggcataactaaaatacctgcataactttttccaaataactttgtgctgaacggttagtaatgttacagattttcaaaataggttgcgttgtcaaaacttagaattcactatttttacgcaatcttctataacttctactagaaacgtccaattttaaaatctaaaaatctgagaaagctaaatatatgtaaaacttaaaatgtaaaacaatatgaacatttaacatgcccttcatacctaaacaattccatcttttccggtatagatcattctgggacaccctgtacatatcttacttgtccccaatgcgctataatttttgagagaaatgcaaaaataggcacaaaattgttcatgggtgtagtacccccttaagagctcagatttaagacctcattcgttgaaatcggtcaaggaATAAAGACGTGGTGATCccaaatcccaaggaagatgcaaattcaaaactgGCAGTTTACTCCAATGGATGccctatttgtacacaaaaaGTGTTCTCGAATATTAGAGAACTACATGTAGcgctgtgctttccattgattagaacatgcaactgttttagatcaccatttctttaattttcaactgATTTCAACAAACGAGGTCTTTTAAAATCAGCTAACAGgtatacaggtattggctgctgctTATTTGGCATCTATCTTTGgcatatttatctttgtttggGATCAACATAACTGGTATGGTACCTTAAATTCTTCTGCGCTCCCCTGTATACTGTTAGCAGAATCATTTTAGACATTCTAATGCTCTGACAATAATATCAGTCAAGCAATTCCTGAAATTTATGTAGTGCACAAAACCAAGAAAACTTGCACTTGGTGCAGAGTACACATACATTGGATAAGTCAGGTAATatgcaaaaaggaaaaaaaattaaagacaaGGAAATACCGTACATGCATACAGTATCCCAATACTTATGATACTCATGAATATGTGTCATTTTAACTCcagtaaatatttttggattccaAAGTTTCTTTCTGCTATATAAAATACAATTTGTTACACTCTATTGGTCACCAAGCCTTACAATGTGAACTGGAGAGCTTCATTTCCTCCTCACTGCTATGTGTACATTCCTCaggaaatgtgaaaaaaaaacagtTTCCTATGTGTATTATTCTAGTCCGAGGTTGCTCAGACTATAAATAACTTAAATTTGGGGCGTTTGTTATACCGAGTGACTGAGGCTACAGGAACTGAACTAGTATTATTTGGGCTTTACCATGTTGTGCAAGGGCTCTTCTCATGCACATAACATGGCTTCTCAAATATCACTATGCAATGAGAGTGATCAATCAAGATCAAGGTAGGCATATAATTATATAGAGTTATTCACTGCctcttttaaccccatgagaactacctgccgattggccaaaatggagttttcattatcagttggaccaatcagcaatattgttagaataatttcaccacacaaaaaattggggtgaattatttgcaaagctcaatACTGATTGGTGATTgcataaagatatcatgtaattgaccaatcagaggcaatgttagatcggcaggtagtgctcagggggttaactgcCAGAAGATTCTGGTGAGATAGATGCCATAAAGTTTCAACTTTTGTGTGTTTTGCTTCCCTTTTCCAGGTGGCCTCAAAGTATTCAAATTTTGTTCTTCAGCAAAGCCAAGAGTTCCCAGAAAGACTGCAGGAAAAGCTGGCATGGGCATTCAACACTCTCCAAGCTGAGGGTTTCTTTCACCGAGATTGGGTCCGTGTCAAAGGTCGATCATTCCCTACCTATGTCTCCAGATTACTAATCGGCGATCCTGGAGTCACCTACAAGTACCTTGGTTTGCGGTTATTTCCACTGCCGTGGACGTTCCCGGGAAGGTCGCCTCAAAATGACATAGAGGAAGCTTGTAGTATTATAGGAGAGTTGAATGCACACTTTAAAGAAATGTCTAGAAAATTTATTACTGAGAAAAGGGTTACTGATGTCAGGACCGGTGTGTGTACGTCTTCAAATGATGAAGGCACATTAGTAAATGGTAACCAAGAACCTATTGAAACAAAAGATGTTACAGAACCGGATGCAAGTACGGGTGCTGAAACAACAGAAGCTGAGAATAAATGTGCAATTAAAAGTAGGGACCATGTTGAACTAGAAAGTGATCCATCAAAAGCTGCTGCAGAGAGCAAAGAATCAAACTCATCGTCAACAAGTTCTAAGGATACCTCAGGGTCAGACACAAGTACAAACTCGAGAGTTGCACATGCCGCATGCAATTTGCCTTTAGTAAATCCACGACCACCAGACACCGATGACCGACCACCTCTGTCACTAGAAGAAGGGACAGATTTTAATGTTGCCTTGTTGAATTACATGGACCCAAGTGACCATACTTTAAGACTGAAAGAAGAGCCTTATTATGGGATGGGAGAGTTGGCTGTTAGTTGGCATATGGATACGGGACTGGAGAAAGGCTCAACTGTAGCTGTGTACAGTCATACAGAGACAGGTAAATATGGGttgttcctgttgaaatccatacatgaccttaatcttccacacaaaggGTGTAGATATTCAAATAGAGTCAACCATCAGGTgacctagactaattccaatcagccgtctacacttcgcatgtactgtgcatgcttcgtagtgacgactgattatcttacagccaatatcatgacggacttctgaaaactattcaatgcgacttcagttgtgcgccagtaagcgcgactgactagcggcgccagcgtgcagcgtcgctgtaccgcgccgctgtgacaagatcgcgctctgaacttctaaaaacaacaaactcggtcaaaaggtcagtttggacacaactgcgcatgctctatgccacaggaatcctgttgcaaaatctgtcactttttttccacgtagttttc
This DNA window, taken from Amphiura filiformis chromosome 16, Afil_fr2py, whole genome shotgun sequence, encodes the following:
- the LOC140135674 gene encoding alpha-ketoglutarate-dependent dioxygenase FTO-like; this translates as MSLENAPVKRPFDEDISRKTKKQLLEAVENQHVSYLTPEDEGYSQLVASKYSNFVLQQSQEFPERLQEKLAWAFNTLQAEGFFHRDWVRVKGRSFPTYVSRLLIGDPGVTYKYLGLRLFPLPWTFPGRSPQNDIEEACSIIGELNAHFKEMSRKFITEKRVTDVRTGVCTSSNDEGTLVNGNQEPIETKDVTEPDASTGAETTEAENKCAIKSRDHVELESDPSKAAAESKESNSSSTSSKDTSGSDTSTNSRVAHAACNLPLVNPRPPDTDDRPPLSLEEGTDFNVALLNYMDPSDHTLRLKEEPYYGMGELAVSWHMDTGLEKGSTVAVYSHTETEDCERDDCNKWCIGVKVQWDVDTPALAVPLNTGDAYYMLSDLNDTHQHCVVVGSHPRYSSTHRVAECSTGTLSYIQGRCRQALENLEMGGDDVGPSLKSTSIDVISFTEDIHIELEFEWLRQFWMQGNTRANERDFWRQHMEGLEGMWKQMELMTKLAIGAAMEGSSRDHHVLCESLIDYLSRRNRLRQEHVNRFGGKALVTMPSDEMPSYRPSWQATDANHPLPFDLDDIIHRLICHIDADYT